The following proteins come from a genomic window of Triticum aestivum cultivar Chinese Spring chromosome 6A, IWGSC CS RefSeq v2.1, whole genome shotgun sequence:
- the LOC123128230 gene encoding transmembrane 9 superfamily member 12: MLPKMPSGRWISASLLVILLSLHPIADAFYLPGTFMHTYEAGETIAAKVNSLTSIETELPFSYYSLPYCKPQEGVKKSAENLGEVLMGDQIDNSPYHFHVNVNESLYLCTTDPLTKEQAELLKNRARNLYQVNMILDNLPVMRFTEQNGMTIQWTGYPVGYNPMGSSEDYIINHLKFRVLVHPYQAQGDVVVTSEDGVAMVESDRKSGFQIVGFEVVPCSVKRDPAAMAKLKMYEKVESVNCPLELEKSQVIHEKEQITFTYEVEYVKSNIKWPSRWDAYLKMDGAKVHWFSIMNSMMVVFFLAGIVFVIFLRTVRRDLTRYEEMDKEAQAQMNEELSGWKLVVGDVFREPCCSKLLCVMVADGIQITGMAVVTIVFAALGFLSPASRGMLLTGMIILYLFLGIIAGYVGVRLWRTIKQSTEGWKSVAWLTSCFFPGIVFIILTVLNSILWGKKSTGALPISLFFTLLALWFCISVPLTLIGGLLGTRAASIEFPVRTNQIPREIPERKFPSWLLVLGAGTLPFGTLFIELFFILSSIWLGRFYYVFGFLFIVLFLLVIVCGEVSLVLTYMHLCVEDWKWWWKAFFASGSVAFFVFLYSINYLVFDLRSLSGPVSATLYLGYSLIMAFAIMLSTGAIGFLLSFYFVHYLFSSVKID; the protein is encoded by the coding sequence ATGCTGCCCAAGATGCCGTCAGGCCGGTGGATCTCGGCTTCCCTGCTGGTCATTCTCCTGAGCCTGCACCCCATCGCCGACGCCTTCTACCTCCCGGGCACCTTCATGCACACCTACGAAGCCGGTGAAACGATCGCGGCCAAGGTCAACTCGCTCACGTCCATCGAGACCGAGCTGCCCTTCAGCTACTACAGCCTCCCCTACTGCAAGCCCCAGGAAGGTGTCAAGAAGAGCGCCGAGAACCTCGGCGAGGTCCTCATGGGTGACCAGATCGACAACTCGCCGTACCACTTCCACGTCAACGTCAACGAGTCGCTGTACCTTTGCACCACCGACCCGCTCACCAAGGAGCAGGCCGAGCTGTTGAAGAACCGGGCGCGGAATCTGTACCAGGTCAACATGATCCTCGACAACCTGCCGGTCATGAGGTTCACCGAGCAGAATGGGATGACGATCCAGTGGACTGGGTACCCGGTCGGGTACAACCCCATGGGGAGCAGCGAGGATTATATCATTAACCATCTCAAGTTCAGGGTTTTGGTTCATCCGTACCAGGCGCAAGGTGATGTTGTGGTCACGAGTGAGGATGGTGTTGCTATGGTTGAGTCTGACCGCAAGAGCGGCTTCCAGATCGTTGGTTTTGAGGTTGTTCCTTGCAGTGTCAAGCGTGATCCTGCAGCCATGGCCAAGCTCAAGATGTATGAGAAGGTTGAGTCTGTGAACTGCCCGTTGGAGCTCGAGAAATCTCAGGTGATCCATGAGAAGGAGCAGATTACATTTACCTATGAGGTTGAGTATGTCAAGAGCAACATCAAGTGGCCGTCAAGGTGGGATGCCTACTTGAAGATGGATGGTGCTAAGGTGCACTGGTTCTCAATCATGAACTCCATGATGGTTGTCTTCTTCTTGGCCGGTATTGTGTTTGTCATATTCTTGAGGACTGTCCGAAGGGATCTGACACGTTATGAGGAGATGGACAAAGAAGCCCAAGCTCAGATGAATGAGGAGCTTTCAGGATGGAAGCTTGTTGTTGGTGATGTCTTCAGGGAGCCCTGCTGCTCAAAGCTGCTGTGTGTTATGGTCGCTGATGGTATCCAGATCACCGGCATGGCAGTCGTTACAATCGTGTTTGCTGCTCTGGGTTTTCTCTCACCTGCTTCCAGGGGAATGCTCTTGACCGGAAtgatcatcctctacctcttcctTGGAATTATTGCTGGATATGTTGGTGTCCGTCTCTGGAGGACCATCAAACAATCCACAGAAGGGTGGAAATCTGTCGCTTGGCTGACCTCCTGCTTCTTCCCTGGCATTGTTTTCATCATCTTGACGGTGCTGAACTCCATCCTGTGGGGTAAGAAGAGCACTGGAGCTTTACCCATTTCactcttcttcaccctcttggccCTGTGGTTCTGCATCTCCGTGCCACTCACTCTTATTGGAGGCTTGCTAGGCACACGGGCTGCAAGCATAGAATTCCCTGTCCGTACCAACCAAATCCCAAGAGAGATCCCTGAGCGCAAGTTCCCTTCATGGCTCCTTGTGCTCGGTGCAGGAACATTGCCTTTCGGCACCCTTTTCAttgagctcttcttcatcctttcTAGCATCTGGCTGGGGAGGTTCTACTATGTATTCGGCTTCCTGTTCATCGTCCTCTTCCTGTTGGTCATAGTCTGTGGTGAGGTTTCTTTGGTCCTGACCTACATGCACCTCTGTGTTGAGGACTGGAAGTGGTGGTGGAAAGCCTTCTTTGCCTCTGGCTCCGTTGCGTTCTTCGTCTTCCTATACTCCATCAACTACCTGGTGTTCGACCTCAGGAGCCTGAGCGGGCCAGTCTCCGCGACACTCTACCTGGGCTACTCCTTGATCATGGCATTTGCCATCATGCTGTCAACTGGCGCCATCGGCTTCTTGCTCTCGTTCTACTTCGTCCACTACCTCTTCTCGTCCGTCAAGATTGACTAG